Proteins from a genomic interval of Psychrobacter fulvigenes:
- the nrdB gene encoding class Ia ribonucleoside-diphosphate reductase subunit beta: MTYSVFSQNPNDALKEPMFFGQPVNVARYDQQKHPIFEQLIEKQLSFFWRPEEVDVSRDRIDYGNLSSHEQHIFISNLKYQTLLDSIQGRSPNVVLLPLVSIPELETWIETWTFSETIHSRSYTHIIRNIVNDPGIVFDDIMQNEHILERASDIAKYYDDLYYNSQLFNLYGAGTHTVNGKEVTVDLKTLKKQLYLCIMAVNVLEAIRFYVSFACSFAFAERKLMEGNAKIIKLIARDEALHCTGTQHMLNLMRNGKDDPEMVEIAKECYEESLAIFTSAAEQEKEWASYLFKDGSMIGLNKDILCQYIEYITNLRMEAVGLPAAFPNSKSNPIPWINTWLSSDNVQVAPQETEISSYLVGQIDSDLSNSDFDDFEL, from the coding sequence ATGACTTATTCAGTTTTTTCTCAAAACCCAAATGACGCGCTAAAAGAGCCGATGTTCTTTGGTCAGCCCGTCAACGTCGCCCGCTATGACCAACAAAAGCACCCTATCTTTGAGCAACTGATTGAAAAGCAGTTATCGTTCTTTTGGCGTCCAGAAGAAGTCGATGTCTCACGCGACCGTATCGACTACGGCAACCTGTCCTCGCACGAGCAGCATATCTTTATCAGTAACCTAAAATATCAGACCCTACTCGACTCTATCCAAGGTCGTAGTCCAAACGTGGTGCTATTGCCGCTGGTGTCTATCCCTGAGCTTGAGACGTGGATTGAGACATGGACATTCTCTGAGACCATTCACTCGCGCAGCTATACCCATATCATTCGTAATATCGTCAATGATCCAGGTATAGTCTTTGATGACATCATGCAAAACGAGCACATCCTAGAGCGTGCGTCTGATATTGCAAAATACTACGACGACTTATATTACAACTCGCAACTGTTCAACCTCTATGGCGCGGGCACTCATACAGTCAATGGCAAAGAGGTCACGGTCGATTTAAAAACTCTAAAAAAGCAGCTGTATTTGTGCATCATGGCGGTCAACGTCCTAGAAGCCATTCGCTTTTATGTGTCCTTTGCCTGCTCATTTGCCTTTGCAGAGCGCAAACTGATGGAAGGTAACGCCAAGATCATTAAGCTGATTGCTCGTGATGAAGCGCTACATTGCACCGGTACACAGCACATGCTCAATCTAATGCGCAATGGCAAAGACGATCCAGAGATGGTAGAGATTGCCAAAGAATGCTACGAAGAGAGCCTAGCGATCTTTACCAGCGCTGCCGAACAAGAAAAAGAATGGGCAAGCTATTTGTTTAAAGACGGCTCGATGATTGGTCTGAATAAAGACATTCTCTGCCAGTATATTGAGTACATCACCAACTTACGTATGGAAGCAGTTGGCTTGCCAGCAGCATTCCCGAACTCGAAGTCTAACCCGATTCCGTGGATCAATACTTGGTTGTCGTCTGACAACGTGCAAGTCGCGCCGCAAGAGACGGAGATCAGCTCGTACTTGGTCGGTCAGATTGACTCTGACTTATCAAACAGCGACTTTGATGACTTTGAGCTATAA
- the yfaE gene encoding class I ribonucleotide reductase maintenance protein YfaE: MTWVKTSKKKFYLHDDESLLDGLLRTGHDIDYQCKEGYCGSCRVRCITSSHPVDYPFPPLAMIEEDEILPCCCRVQGVIHINHEPITD, encoded by the coding sequence ATGACTTGGGTAAAAACCAGTAAAAAAAAGTTCTACTTGCATGACGATGAGAGTCTGCTCGATGGGCTGCTGCGTACCGGCCATGACATAGATTATCAGTGCAAAGAAGGCTACTGTGGCAGCTGCCGCGTGCGCTGTATCACCAGCTCTCATCCTGTTGATTATCCATTCCCGCCGCTAGCGATGATTGAAGAGGATGAGATATTGCCTTGCTGCTGCCGTGTACAGGGTGTGATTCATATCAATCATGAGCCTATTACTGATTGA
- a CDS encoding helix-turn-helix domain-containing protein: MKYDIDFKLRVIAYYQQGHSGLATAKHFNINDKDVFKWVNQYLKDGILAIKPKTGKAIYSREFKLQVLTTMAGEGLSQSQAALRFNISSPALISVWRTAYARHGMLGLTAKVKGRSTVKHPYLTDKPDHEKSIEEIKRENEYLRAENAYLKKLDALLKERKANQTKQGSSKD; encoded by the coding sequence ATGAAGTATGACATCGACTTTAAACTAAGGGTGATAGCCTATTATCAACAAGGACACTCAGGCCTTGCTACCGCAAAGCATTTTAATATTAATGATAAAGATGTTTTTAAGTGGGTCAACCAGTATTTAAAAGACGGTATACTTGCAATCAAACCTAAAACTGGCAAAGCCATCTACAGTCGTGAGTTCAAGCTTCAAGTCCTGACCACAATGGCAGGTGAAGGTTTAAGTCAATCACAAGCCGCTTTGAGGTTTAACATTAGCTCACCTGCACTGATTAGTGTATGGCGCACAGCCTATGCCCGTCATGGTATGCTAGGCTTAACTGCTAAAGTCAAAGGACGATCCACTGTGAAGCATCCTTATCTCACTGACAAACCTGACCATGAAAAGAGTATAGAAGAGATCAAACGCGAGAATGAGTATCTACGCGCGGAGAACGCTTATCTAAAAAAGCTCGATGCCTTGCTCAAAGAGAGGAAAGCCAACCAGACAAAGCAAGGCTCGTCAAAGGACTAA
- a CDS encoding S1C family serine protease, protein MSSSPNTNDKATFWKWLPWVLLLVVIAGFVWLFMSMKTPSEATWEPPRTSVEQQLPEPVSDAPEPIASYHDAVARASQSVVNIYTTQLMAEHPYMDDPVLRRFFEFHGGPSQGNGNTNLGSGVIVSEDGYIVTNAHVIEKADEITVSFNDGRKSRATVVGTDPDSDLAVIKVEMTGLTPLGFRENPIRVGDLALAIGNPFGVGQTVTQGIISATGRTGLGVNKFEDFIQTDAAINPGNSGGALVDASGELVGINTVIFSRSGGSMGIGFAIPTAIVEQVMNALIKDGRVSRGWLGIEIQSQLRDPTRLETSTGVEVLNVVNQGPADKSGLQVGDIILTIDGVEMTDANTLIQYVARKPPNTELNTQILRNGKNGQVKVLLEERPTQEAVETPELFHDGRLGGQGDDPHLDNPDAPMMSEEERNRLREELMKLFDSEGLPQ, encoded by the coding sequence ATGTCGTCATCTCCAAACACCAACGACAAGGCAACTTTTTGGAAGTGGTTACCTTGGGTCTTACTGCTGGTAGTGATTGCTGGGTTTGTTTGGCTGTTCATGAGTATGAAAACGCCATCAGAGGCGACATGGGAGCCACCAAGAACCTCAGTGGAGCAGCAGCTACCCGAACCAGTATCTGACGCGCCAGAGCCTATCGCGTCTTATCATGATGCGGTCGCGCGTGCTTCGCAGTCGGTGGTCAATATATATACGACACAGCTAATGGCTGAGCATCCTTATATGGATGACCCTGTGTTGCGCCGTTTCTTTGAATTCCACGGTGGGCCGTCGCAAGGCAATGGCAATACCAACCTTGGCTCTGGAGTCATCGTCTCAGAGGATGGTTACATCGTTACCAATGCGCATGTGATCGAAAAGGCTGATGAGATCACGGTTTCTTTTAATGATGGCCGTAAGAGCCGCGCTACCGTTGTCGGTACCGACCCTGACAGTGACTTGGCGGTGATTAAAGTTGAGATGACGGGACTGACGCCACTAGGTTTTCGTGAAAACCCTATCCGTGTAGGCGACTTAGCACTGGCCATTGGTAATCCATTTGGGGTCGGGCAGACCGTCACTCAGGGTATCATCTCAGCGACAGGCCGTACTGGACTGGGTGTCAATAAGTTTGAGGACTTCATCCAGACTGATGCTGCCATTAACCCAGGCAACTCAGGTGGTGCGCTGGTCGATGCCAGTGGCGAGCTGGTTGGTATTAATACGGTGATATTCTCGCGCTCAGGCGGCTCGATGGGCATCGGCTTTGCGATTCCTACCGCCATCGTCGAGCAGGTGATGAATGCGCTGATCAAAGACGGGCGTGTCAGCCGTGGCTGGTTAGGTATTGAAATCCAATCACAGCTACGAGATCCGACGCGTCTTGAGACCTCAACGGGCGTGGAAGTGCTCAATGTGGTCAACCAAGGACCTGCGGACAAAAGCGGATTACAGGTGGGTGATATTATCTTGACGATTGATGGTGTTGAGATGACGGATGCTAATACGCTTATCCAATACGTCGCGCGTAAGCCGCCAAATACTGAGCTAAATACTCAGATATTGCGTAATGGCAAAAACGGACAGGTCAAAGTATTGCTAGAAGAGCGTCCAACCCAAGAAGCCGTTGAGACGCCAGAGCTCTTCCATGATGGTCGCCTAGGTGGTCAAGGCGATGATCCGCATCTGGACAACCCAGATGCGCCGATGATGTCGGAAGAGGAGCGCAACCGTCTGCGTGAGGAGCTGATGAAGCTGTTTGATAGTGAAGGCTTGCCTCAGTAA
- a CDS encoding Nif3-like dinuclear metal center hexameric protein, translating to MTAKDNLTEPSNTAITVQALTQFCDDYLSTDAFKDYAPNGLQVDGGQPIKRIVTGVTACEALIDAAIADNADAIMVHHGYFWKGEPEPITGMKGRRIRKLMQHGISMIGYHLPLDAHPVIGNNAKLAEMLGMTITGALYPHESHPVGNVAVCTPQTAETLIHTITQALGRVPLHISGNYDYPADDQSKQTTGTAARMIERVGICTGGAQDMIEQAAAMGCDAYISGEISERTTHSARELGIDYFACGHHATERGGIQALGALVAEQFGLPVTFIDIDNPA from the coding sequence ATGACAGCTAAAGATAATTTGACCGAACCATCCAATACAGCGATTACCGTACAAGCTTTGACGCAATTTTGCGATGATTATCTCTCTACCGATGCCTTCAAAGACTATGCCCCTAATGGACTGCAAGTCGATGGCGGACAGCCGATCAAGCGCATTGTCACGGGCGTGACGGCTTGCGAAGCCTTAATCGATGCAGCCATAGCGGACAACGCCGATGCCATCATGGTGCATCATGGTTACTTCTGGAAAGGTGAGCCTGAGCCTATCACAGGCATGAAAGGTCGGCGCATTCGTAAATTGATGCAACACGGTATCTCCATGATTGGCTATCACTTGCCGCTAGATGCCCATCCTGTCATCGGTAATAACGCCAAGCTTGCTGAGATGCTAGGCATGACGATTACGGGCGCGCTCTACCCTCACGAATCCCACCCTGTCGGCAATGTCGCGGTTTGTACCCCGCAAACTGCTGAAACCCTGATTCATACGATTACTCAAGCATTAGGCCGCGTGCCGCTACATATTTCAGGTAATTATGACTATCCTGCTGATGACCAATCAAAGCAGACCACTGGCACCGCTGCAAGAATGATTGAGCGTGTGGGCATCTGCACTGGCGGCGCCCAAGACATGATTGAGCAAGCGGCGGCGATGGGCTGTGATGCTTATATCTCTGGTGAGATATCTGAGCGCACCACACACAGTGCGCGTGAGCTTGGTATTGACTACTTTGCTTGCGGTCATCATGCGACAGAACGCGGGGGCATTCAGGCGTTGGGCGCATTGGTGGCTGAGCAATTTGGGCTACCGGTTACCTTTATTGACATTGATAACCCAGCCTAA
- a CDS encoding MltF family protein: MQRITYRVKVSAQGAKRRISHLLRPAKRTLNTESNIVSSVHPITPTVSARFAKTKKMAQVSSIALLSLPADSLTMMDSKVPAYDRVMLEETLTIAAVPGDSTYFATDGFQHGFGFDLVRSYADELGVEVDLKAYASEEAALRALKSGDADMALTTASTQLKSQLNLSSVNVSCGYDASLTNNGLHPKVSWSFTQADDPLSKKASYFLCDSIKLENTQKLAAFYNQKLLKDAYSQDHFKKTLTEQLPNYQSSFEEQARNYNHDWELLVAMGYQESHLDANAVSPTGVRGLMMLTNSTAKAMGVSDRVDPYQSIGGGARYLEEMKESFSDVPKTDRIWFALAGYNMGPNAVKRIQRKLSEQGLDDKSWANVYTYLSENRASNSRYGQAMHYVSNIRSYLETIKTRMV, translated from the coding sequence ATGCAGCGTATTACTTATCGTGTAAAAGTATCCGCACAAGGTGCCAAACGCCGTATTTCTCATCTACTGCGTCCAGCCAAGCGCACACTGAACACTGAAAGTAACATCGTTTCATCCGTTCACCCTATTACGCCAACTGTATCGGCGCGTTTTGCCAAAACAAAAAAAATGGCACAAGTATCTAGTATTGCTCTACTCTCCTTGCCTGCTGACAGTCTCACTATGATGGACTCCAAAGTGCCAGCATATGATCGCGTCATGTTGGAGGAAACTCTTACCATCGCGGCTGTCCCTGGAGACAGTACCTATTTTGCTACTGATGGCTTCCAACATGGCTTTGGTTTCGACTTGGTACGCAGCTATGCTGATGAGCTTGGTGTTGAAGTGGATCTAAAAGCTTATGCAAGCGAAGAAGCCGCGCTACGAGCGCTCAAATCAGGTGATGCTGATATGGCGCTGACCACCGCCAGTACTCAGCTAAAAAGCCAGCTCAATCTATCCTCTGTCAATGTCAGCTGCGGCTATGATGCAAGCTTGACCAACAATGGCTTGCACCCTAAAGTCAGCTGGTCATTCACTCAAGCTGATGACCCATTATCAAAAAAAGCCAGCTACTTCTTATGTGACAGTATCAAGCTTGAAAACACCCAAAAGCTTGCTGCATTCTACAATCAGAAGTTGCTCAAAGACGCTTATAGTCAAGACCATTTCAAAAAGACACTCACTGAGCAGCTGCCCAATTATCAGTCTTCGTTTGAAGAGCAAGCGCGCAACTACAATCATGACTGGGAGCTACTAGTGGCTATGGGTTACCAAGAGTCGCATCTGGATGCCAACGCTGTGTCGCCGACAGGTGTGCGTGGTTTGATGATGCTGACTAACAGCACGGCTAAAGCAATGGGCGTCTCTGATCGTGTGGATCCTTATCAAAGTATTGGTGGTGGTGCGCGCTATCTAGAAGAGATGAAAGAAAGCTTCTCGGATGTACCAAAGACGGATCGTATTTGGTTTGCATTGGCTGGTTACAATATGGGCCCCAATGCGGTAAAACGCATTCAGCGCAAACTTAGCGAGCAAGGTCTCGATGATAAGAGCTGGGCAAACGTCTATACTTATCTATCAGAAAACAGAGCCTCCAATAGTCGTTATGGACAGGCGATGCATTATGTCAGTAACATCAGAAGCTACCTTGAAACCATCAAAACTCGTATGGTGTAA
- a CDS encoding lytic transglycosylase: MSTVSSKPTIPTKPRSLIALPLTLAVSTLLISACSNTSAVKNTGVSTGSSTVTKRPATQSVTRPATSDDYSTAFLDAESLDELADLLEATDMTMVEDNKLAIQQYGDLWNRLRAGYRMNGGQPIYNQRIEGQKSWFTSRQDYLNRLTARASRYIYHTVREAERRNIPTELALLPVIESSYDPSGTSSAAAAGLWQFIPSTGRIYGLNQSSTYDGRRDVIESTRAAYDFLTALYNQFGSWELALAAYNAGPGRVQNAIDANKARGLPTDYWSLRLPTETMNYVPRFLAVAEIVAKPEQYGVYLPAIANRQHFRSVPVNYGVSLSEISQITGVSRDELERLNTALTSGRVDASGPQRVIIPNDVNLNLDAKLSSLRGNGTGNVLASSGITSTPSTTPSYNIPSYSGSSTSLPSTGGGLADYAASARVPQQTTSYISPSVSPTSSSVYSSNAPVTTEPPITSKETSKINAELQSSNSLPTTSAQITQNNTIVQEPPLSKEERDFIANQIRSKTPETNVINADGNINLSAVQTQQSILEASGEDKKLSFAKTPASKPKPQGTRSTYTVKRGDTLSNIASRAGVSWRDIAEWNQIDASANLLSGSTLYLYNAKPIEPLKSASTAAASQPESYVVQSGDTLIGTANRFGLSVTELAAYNNLSSRADLLRGQKLWLVPGKVKAPARTPAAPSSKPSKSTTATQSYKVKSGDGLIALARQFGISTDTLASLNGMGVRDSLYVGQILKVPANVDISAASNTTSSASGASSVATTNYRVKSGDTLIGIANSVGVSVTEIAAVNSNFDARARLQRGQNIKVPVSKELVDRQLNDKSVSYKVKSGDTLTGVARRYNIGLSDLAAANGLNTNSNLILGRTITIPASGSVASSASQGSSSSSSTTSTASSSGKKLGNTENYRVQSGDGLIALARRFGVSVEDLAATNNMAANAQLQRGQTIKVPKATVSYTVGSGDSLIGLARKYGVSTQELADMNNIAADTMLQRGQRLTVPNR, translated from the coding sequence ATGTCTACTGTGTCATCAAAACCTACTATACCTACCAAACCTCGCTCACTGATCGCTTTACCTTTGACGCTTGCGGTGTCGACCTTACTCATTAGTGCTTGTAGTAATACTTCAGCGGTAAAAAATACAGGCGTAAGCACGGGCTCGTCTACAGTGACTAAGCGTCCGGCCACACAAAGTGTGACTCGACCTGCTACTAGCGATGATTATTCGACTGCGTTTTTGGATGCAGAGAGTTTAGATGAGTTAGCTGACCTGCTAGAAGCCACTGACATGACAATGGTTGAAGACAATAAGCTTGCCATTCAGCAATACGGTGACTTGTGGAATCGTCTGCGTGCTGGTTATCGTATGAATGGCGGTCAGCCTATTTATAATCAGCGTATTGAAGGACAAAAAAGCTGGTTCACTAGCAGACAAGACTATCTAAACCGTTTGACTGCCCGCGCCAGTCGCTATATTTATCATACCGTACGCGAAGCTGAGCGCCGCAATATTCCAACTGAGCTTGCCTTGTTGCCTGTGATTGAGAGCTCCTACGATCCAAGTGGTACCAGTAGTGCCGCCGCTGCAGGATTATGGCAGTTCATCCCAAGTACAGGCCGTATCTATGGTCTGAATCAAAGTAGTACCTATGATGGTCGCCGTGATGTCATTGAGTCAACACGTGCTGCCTATGACTTTTTGACGGCCCTATACAACCAGTTTGGTAGTTGGGAGCTCGCATTGGCCGCTTACAATGCTGGTCCTGGCCGTGTACAAAATGCGATTGATGCTAATAAAGCCAGAGGTCTGCCAACGGATTATTGGTCTCTCAGATTGCCTACTGAGACTATGAACTATGTACCACGGTTCTTGGCGGTCGCCGAAATTGTTGCTAAGCCTGAGCAGTATGGGGTTTACTTGCCTGCTATTGCCAACCGTCAGCATTTCCGTAGTGTGCCTGTAAACTATGGCGTGAGCTTATCCGAAATCTCACAAATTACTGGTGTCAGTCGCGATGAGCTGGAAAGGTTGAATACCGCGCTGACGTCAGGACGTGTCGATGCCTCAGGGCCACAGCGTGTCATTATTCCTAATGATGTCAATCTCAATCTAGATGCCAAACTAAGCTCACTGAGAGGCAATGGCACTGGTAATGTGCTGGCCTCAAGTGGCATTACTAGTACTCCAAGCACCACACCAAGCTATAATATTCCCTCTTATAGTGGCAGCAGCACGTCGTTGCCGTCGACAGGTGGTGGATTGGCTGATTATGCCGCGAGTGCTAGGGTACCGCAGCAGACCACCAGTTATATCTCTCCTTCTGTCTCGCCAACCAGCAGCTCTGTCTATAGCAGTAATGCACCAGTGACTACTGAGCCACCGATTACCAGTAAGGAGACCAGTAAGATTAACGCTGAGCTCCAAAGCAGCAATAGCTTACCGACTACCTCAGCTCAGATCACTCAGAATAACACCATCGTGCAAGAGCCGCCGCTGAGTAAAGAAGAGCGTGATTTTATTGCCAATCAAATTCGCAGCAAAACGCCTGAGACGAATGTCATCAATGCTGACGGAAATATCAATTTATCAGCAGTGCAAACGCAGCAATCTATTCTAGAGGCCAGTGGGGAAGACAAAAAGCTGAGCTTCGCTAAAACGCCAGCAAGCAAGCCAAAACCACAAGGTACACGCAGCACTTATACCGTAAAACGCGGTGATACTCTGTCAAATATTGCCAGTCGTGCTGGTGTCAGCTGGCGTGATATTGCTGAATGGAACCAAATAGACGCCAGTGCAAACTTGTTGTCTGGCAGTACTCTATATCTGTACAATGCAAAACCAATTGAGCCTTTGAAGAGTGCCAGTACGGCTGCAGCCAGTCAACCAGAGAGCTATGTGGTGCAATCGGGCGACACCCTGATTGGCACAGCCAACCGTTTTGGTTTGTCAGTGACTGAATTGGCAGCTTATAATAATTTGAGCAGCCGTGCAGACCTACTGAGAGGTCAGAAGCTGTGGCTAGTACCAGGTAAAGTAAAAGCACCTGCACGCACGCCTGCAGCGCCATCATCAAAACCAAGTAAATCGACCACAGCGACGCAAAGCTATAAAGTTAAATCTGGTGACGGTCTGATTGCGCTGGCTCGTCAATTCGGCATCTCAACGGATACCTTAGCCAGTTTGAATGGCATGGGAGTGAGGGATTCGTTATACGTGGGTCAGATCTTAAAAGTGCCTGCCAATGTTGATATCTCAGCTGCCAGCAACACCACTAGCAGTGCCAGTGGTGCAAGCTCAGTAGCGACGACCAACTATAGAGTAAAATCAGGGGATACCTTGATTGGTATTGCTAATAGTGTGGGGGTCAGTGTGACAGAGATTGCGGCAGTGAATAGCAACTTCGATGCCAGAGCGCGCCTGCAACGCGGACAGAATATCAAAGTACCTGTTTCTAAAGAATTGGTGGATCGTCAACTGAATGATAAATCAGTCAGTTATAAAGTAAAATCAGGTGACACCTTAACGGGTGTGGCCAGACGTTACAATATCGGCTTGAGTGACTTGGCGGCGGCAAATGGTCTGAATACCAATTCAAACTTGATATTGGGTCGTACGATTACCATTCCTGCTAGTGGCAGCGTTGCAAGTAGTGCCAGTCAAGGCAGTAGTTCTTCAAGTAGCACTACTAGTACAGCAAGCAGCAGCGGCAAAAAGCTTGGTAACACTGAAAACTACAGAGTACAGTCAGGCGATGGTTTGATTGCCTTAGCACGCCGCTTTGGTGTTTCAGTGGAAGACTTGGCAGCGACCAATAATATGGCGGCCAACGCCCAGCTGCAGCGCGGGCAAACCATCAAAGTACCAAAAGCAACCGTGAGCTATACAGTGGGATCAGGCGATAGTTTGATTGGGCTGGCGCGTAAGTATGGCGTATCTACGCAAGAGCTTGCTGATATGAATAACATCGCAGCAGACACTATGCTACAGCGTGGTCAACGTTTGACGGTACCAAATCGTTAG
- a CDS encoding CNNM domain-containing protein, protein MAEPTALSVVLLIFFVLLAIGVSFVCSLAESVLLSMTPSFIADVEESNPKKASMLRSLKIDNIDQSLAAILTLNTVAHTLGSIGAGAQATIVFGSAWFGLFSAIMTLAILFLSEIIPKTLGTVYWRQLSGMVAYFVRGIIMLLYPLIWISERLTKLLVRGKKTQTFSRREFAALASIGEESGQIDPLESRIIRNLLAFGAIKVEDIMTPRSVMLAFEQNKTVAEVLADRPKLTFSRLPIYDGDLDNITGFVLKTDMLLAKVNHAMHKPLIQFQREITFVFSKMKLFDLLELMLKNRLHIAITVGEYGEVKGVVTLEDVFETLLGLEIVDEIDRVEDMQALARQMMDRRVERLGMKLSDDEQDDNSKANMQ, encoded by the coding sequence ATGGCTGAGCCTACCGCCCTCAGTGTGGTATTGCTGATATTCTTTGTGCTCTTAGCGATAGGGGTCTCTTTTGTCTGCTCTTTGGCAGAGTCAGTTTTGCTCAGCATGACCCCTTCATTTATCGCTGACGTCGAAGAAAGTAATCCAAAAAAAGCAAGCATGCTAAGAAGCTTAAAGATTGATAATATCGATCAGTCGCTAGCGGCTATTTTGACTTTGAATACGGTGGCACACACCTTAGGCTCTATTGGGGCTGGTGCGCAGGCAACGATCGTCTTTGGTAGTGCGTGGTTTGGGCTTTTTTCTGCGATCATGACGTTGGCGATTTTGTTTTTGTCTGAGATTATTCCAAAGACCTTAGGAACCGTTTACTGGCGTCAGCTTAGTGGTATGGTGGCTTATTTTGTACGCGGCATCATTATGCTACTGTATCCGCTCATTTGGATTTCGGAGCGTTTGACGAAGCTGTTGGTACGTGGCAAAAAAACTCAAACTTTTAGTCGTCGTGAATTTGCAGCGCTGGCTAGTATTGGCGAAGAGTCAGGCCAAATTGATCCGTTAGAGTCGCGTATTATCCGTAACTTACTGGCGTTTGGAGCGATTAAAGTCGAAGACATTATGACACCGCGCTCAGTGATGTTGGCATTTGAACAAAACAAGACAGTTGCTGAAGTATTGGCTGATCGTCCAAAGCTCACTTTTTCGCGGTTACCTATCTATGATGGTGACCTAGATAACATTACGGGTTTTGTCTTAAAAACCGATATGCTACTTGCAAAAGTGAATCATGCGATGCATAAACCATTGATTCAGTTTCAGCGCGAGATTACTTTTGTATTCTCAAAAATGAAGCTGTTTGATTTGCTGGAGCTGATGCTAAAAAACCGCCTGCATATTGCCATCACCGTGGGTGAGTATGGTGAAGTAAAAGGAGTGGTGACTCTAGAGGACGTGTTTGAGACACTATTAGGTCTTGAGATCGTAGATGAGATAGACCGTGTGGAAGACATGCAGGCACTGGCACGGCAGATGATGGATAGACGGGTAGAGCGCTTAGGCATGAAACTCAGTGACGACGAGCAAGATGATAATAGCAAAGCGAACATGCAATAA
- the yajC gene encoding preprotein translocase subunit YajC: MSFFIQSAHAAETAASGASLFGQILLPVAFFAIFYFLVIRPQSKRTKEHRAMVNALTVGSEVIFAGGLMGRIKHLEGDYATVSLNSNTDIKVQRASVISVLPAGTIESV, from the coding sequence ATGAGCTTTTTTATCCAATCTGCCCATGCAGCTGAGACTGCAGCATCAGGTGCTTCTTTATTCGGTCAAATCTTATTACCAGTTGCTTTTTTTGCTATCTTTTACTTTTTGGTCATCCGCCCGCAGTCTAAGCGCACCAAAGAGCATCGCGCTATGGTCAATGCTTTGACTGTTGGTAGCGAAGTCATCTTTGCTGGTGGACTTATGGGCCGTATCAAACATCTTGAAGGCGATTACGCGACTGTAAGCTTGAATAGCAATACCGATATTAAAGTACAACGTGCTTCTGTTATTTCGGTATTACCTGCAGGTACTATCGAAAGCGTATAA